Genomic window (Terriglobus sp. TAA 43):
TACCCCGGCAACCGATACTGGAACGCATCCTTCCCTTCGCCGCCATGCACCCACGTATCCCAAGGGCTGTTGTTGTTCTCATACCCAATCCATGTCTTAAAACCACCACGCCGCTCCGGCGGAACAACATACATGGTGGCGCGGCCTTCCGATTCATGAAAGCCACCCAGATGCCACTTGCCGAAATAGCCCGTGTGATAGCCCGCATCATTGAACAGGTTCGCGACTGTCTTCTGCCCTGAAGGCAACGGATACTCATGCCCCGGCACCATGTGATGCGGATAACGACTCGTCAGCATCGTCCCGCGAAACGGGCAGCACAGTGGAAACCCGGAACGCGCCTGCTGGAAATTGATACCGCTACGGCTTAGTCGATCGATGTTCGGAGTATGCGCATTCGGATCGCCATTAATCCCCAACGCCTGCGCCCGCATCTGGTCCGCCACCAGCCAAAGAATGTTGCTCTTCTTGGCAGGCTGCTTCCCTTGCGCTTCACCTCGCACACCAACAAGCGACGAAGCCATCATCGCCTGCGAAGACTTCACCAAAAACTCACGACGGTCCAAAACGGTCACTCCTTTTGCCACCCATCTCCGAGCGCTTTCATGGATGCAGAGATTATCCAGCAATCAAAACAGTCCGTCGCATGAGAAATATAAGAAGCAGTATGGACAGCTACTTTCCGCCACTCCAAACACATCCCGCAACGGAGATATCCTTAAAGCCAGAGGCAGTCGATTGAAGCAAGCCATACATAAACTCGAAATCACAACCCGCGGCCAGGGCCTCTACGAATTCACATCCGAAGTGGAAGCGTGGATCAGAAACCAGCAGATGCAGACCGGCCTGCTCACAGTCTTCTGCCGCCACACCTCAGCTTCGCTCTTGATCCAGGAAAACGCCGACCCAAGCGTCCGCCGCGACCTTAAGTCCTACTTCAGTCGCATTGCCCCGGAAAACGGCCCATACGAGCACACCGACGAAGGTCCAGACGACATGCCCGCACATCTGAAAACCGCGCTAACCCAGGTGCAACTCTCCATACCAATGGCGAACGGCCGCTTGGTACTCGGCACATGGCAAGGCATCTATCTCTTCGAACACCGCACGCATCCGCATCGCAGACAGATCATCCTCCATCTCATCGGAGAGTAATCAAACGAATTAAGAAGGCCAGCCAAAATATCGGCTGGCCTTTCTCGTTACGGTTCGATTAGAGGGATCAGATAACCCCATACTCTTCCAGCATCCGGCCAATGATCGTCTTGTCCACATACTTCCGCACAAAAAACGGAATGGATATCTTCTCGTGATCGCGCAGAAATGCGGTGGACTTAATCAATTCGCGCACATCATAGATAGACCCAAAGACCTCCGGCACACCGCGCTCAATCTTCAACAACTGATACACGGCCTCCATGCCAGTGCGCACGGAGTACTCCGTCGTAAAGATGCAGTCGCGCGTCGATTCCGCAAATTGGCCGATGAAAGCGAAGTTCTTTACGCCCTCCGGAACCACCAGTGGCCTATCCGTTCCATTGCGCGTCAGGAAGAAAGCCGTGATAAAGGGCATCATGCACGGACGCGTAATGGCTCCATTTGCCGCTAGCTCCTCAATCTCCTGCGGCGGAACACCCAGGTGATACAGCCACTCCTTCGTGATCTCTTCTCCGGTGCAATCACGCATCGCCTTCTTCACATAATCACCGGGCCGATCTGTAAACAGCGCATAGAACCAAACCACGGTCTGATCTTCAGGCTGCTTCTTGAAGTGCGGCTGCCGATTCACAGTCCAACTGATCAACCACGAAGAATCGCGCACACTGACAATGCCACCCGTAACCACCTTGCCCGAACGCGTAGGCCGCTTCGCAATCTTCTCGATGTAGGCAGGAATACGTTGATCCAGCGTCGTGATGGATGCAGACGCCCACTGCGACTCCTCAGGCCGCATGCAGAACTTATCCGGCCTGCCGAAAGAAGGATCCTGCGCAGCGATGTTGCGCCACAGATGCCAACTTCCTCCGTCATGCACAATCGGATCAAACTTCGCAGGCGTATGGTGATCGCCCCACTCTGAGTTCTCTACCAGTGATCCGTTCGTCACAAAGACAAGCTCATTCTCCGTGATGTCCACTCCACCAACGCGACCTTCATGAATCCACTCGATGCGTCGCGCCACCTTCTCCGTAGGCGCAATGTCAAAGACAACATTCATCACCTGCGTGTCGAACTGCACCTTCACGCCCTGCTTCTGCAACCACGTAATCAGCGGCAGCACCAGCGATTCGTACTGGTTGTACTTCGTAAACTTCAGCGCGCTGAAATCTGGCAGCCCGTTAATGTGATGGATAAATCGTTGTACATACAACTTCATCTCCAGCGCACTATGCCACTCTTCAAAGGCAAACATCGTGCGCCAGTACAGCCAGAAGTTCGAAGCAAAGAAATCTTTACCAAACACGTCATTGATCCGCTTCTCATACAACTGTTCCGGCAATGCCAGAACCAGCTCAATGATTTCCTTACGAGCCTTGCCAGACAGCGTAAAGTCCATGCCAGTCTGCGCATCCTTACCCTGCTCAATGGTGGCGCGCTGTAGCGAAAAATTGGGATCATCCTTATTCAGCCAATAGAACTCATCCAGTACCGAAGCGCCCTCAATCTCAAGCGACGGAATGGAACGATACAAATCCCACAGACATTCAAAGTGGTTTTCCATCTCGCGACCGCCACGGATCAGCCACCCCGTCTGCGCATCACCAGCACCATCCAGTGCACCACCGCCAATCTTCGACGCTTCCAGGATCGTGATGCGCTCTCCCTTCATCTGTCCATCGCGGATGAGGAAAGCTGCGGCGGCCAGTGAAGAAAGACCACCACCTACAAGATAGGCAGACTTATCGTCCACACCCGCAGGCTTACGCGGACGTGCAAATGCCTCGTAGTTTCCAGCACTGTAGTACAAGGAGGACCTCCTGTCATTCGGGGGAGTGCGGACAGATGAGCCCAATCGTCGAGGCGCCATCGGCCGTACAGCCGATCCTGACTTTAGCTACCAAGCAAGGTACCACCATTGCATCTCAAAGAGGCAAACCAACAAACGAAGAGGCCAGCCGGATCATCGGCTGACCTCTTCATTTGTTAAGAATGAAAACTACTTCCACGAAACCGGAGCAGCTTCTTTCGGTTGCACCGCAGTGCATGGATTAGGACGCTCAGGAGCCGTTGCGCCTTCTGGCAACATGAACTCCTCCACCGGCGTGCGCGGCAGCGTGCTCTTGCGAGCAGCAATCACGCGTGCATTCGGCACAGGAGGCGCAGGCATCGTTGCCACTGAGCAGCGCGGCACCATCTGGTCTGCATTCGCCAACGCATACAGCGTCAACGCTTCCTCCACCGCAGCTTCGCGCATATCCGGCTCATAGATGCGCTCGTACGTATCGAAGCTGGTGTGATGCGTATACGTGTTGTAGTCAAACGGATCCTGGCTATAACCAACGCCCGGCAGACCTGCGTTGTTGAACGAGGTGCTGTCAGTTCCACCAGTCTGTCGGCCAACCGTCGGACTCACGTGATAGAAACCCCAGTCCTTGAAGTTATCCATCGCGCCCTGCACCATCGCCGCAGCTTCCGGAGGCCCAAACACGCTTGCTGCACGCGGCTTGCTCGTACCGTCATCCAAGTTCAGATAGGCGTCCAGCTTGTACCACTCCGGCTTCGGATTTTCCGCGCTGCCAAAATGCTGAGCCACATACGCCAACGAACCATACAGGCCCTGCTCTTCACCACTCCACAGCGCCACACGAATCGTACGACGATGCGGAAGGTTAAGTACCTTAATCAATCGCAATGCTTCCACGGCAACCGTGCTACCTGCAGCATTATCCGTAGCGCCCGTCGCCGGATTCCACGAATCAAAGTGGCCGCCTGCCATCACCACTTCGTCGCTCTTATCCGTACCCGGCAATTCGCCGACTACGTTGTAAACAGTCTTGCCTGCAGGATAGAACTCGCTCTTCACGTTCAACCGAATCGTCACAGGAAGATGGTCGATCTTCGTCGTGCGATAGATGCGGCCATAATCCTCATTACCCATCACCAGCGTCGGCAGATTCGGGCTATCAGGATTCTCGTTGTAACCAGCAGTCGACTGTTGCAGCACAATGCCATACGCACGACCCGAGTCCGTCACCTTGGCCAGCGCACCATTCGCAATCAGGAACTTGTTCACCTGCCCCGTTACTTCGGCAAGCGTCAATCCTTCTGTCTTCGGAGGAGTCGGCGGCGTGGGGAAACCACCACGACGACCAGCCTGCTGCTCCCACTGCTCATCCGGACGACGCAGCGTCGCCGGCGCAAAGTTTTCCGGCACTTCCACATGCGGACCGTAGAAGATCACCGAGCCCTTGACCTTGTCCTTGATCGAAGCCAGGTAAGCGTCCAGATCCGCCTGCGTAACAGGCTTATGCTCTTCGGGCTTGGCCGCTGGCATCGGCGCAGGAGATGTTCCCGCCTGCTCCATCGCCTTCAGCTGTTCAGGCGAAGGCCCACCGCCCCGACCAAACGCACCACCACGACCAAGCGCAACCGGCGGAGGCAGCGGCGGTTCCACCACCAGCACCTTCCCCTCGACCATGCCCTTCGTTCCCGGCGTCCACGACACAGCGCGCACATTCAACGGTTGCTGGAACGGAGCGGTAACATTCGCCACCGTCTCGTAGTTCTGCCATCCCGGATGGTTAAAGTTCCACGGCTCCAGGTGAACATTCTGGAATCCCCAGGCCTTCATCTGCTTCACAGCAAAGTCCTGCGCAGCCTTCAATCCCGGCGAACCTGTCAGCCGAGGACCATACACATCGGTGACTTCATGCAGCCACCACATCAGCTGCGAATCCTTCGTCTCCTGCGCACGCAGCTGCGTGTTCACGTCAGAAACAGCGGGTGCCTGCGCCATTGCCGGGACTACAGCCAGGCAACTGGCAGTAAGCATATGAACCAGAAATCTGGCCATGCGTAACTCCTTGTGGGCCTCAGCCCAACCGAAATGCGATGTTTGGAAGATTTCATCCTAACACCGGATATTCACGGCCAATCAAGGAGATTTCAGGGCCGCAGCGAAGCTAGGTATCCCGTAATCGCCACCATCTGCGGCAGTGTCATGTTCTGCACCACCGGCTTCATCATCGCGGCATGCGTTCCATTGCGCGCACCTGTCTGAAAATCAATCAATTGCCGCGTCATCTGGCTCGGCGACCTACCAACGATCGACGGCACATCGCCCACACCGCGCAAGTCTTTCCCATGGCACGCCACACAAGTCCGAGTCAGCGCATTGCCCTTCTTCAACGACCCCACCGGCACATACGCCACAAATCCCGAATGCGGATTCCGCAACTCTGTCTGCTCCAGATCCTCCGGCACTTCGATTACACGATCACCAATTGGCTCTGTCTTCGCATCCGCGACAACCATCATCAACGCGCCCACCTTAGTCAACGGCACACGATCCGTCTCCACCACACGAATCCACTTCACCGGCTTCAAAGAAGCGAAGTAGTCCACACCCGCCTCTACCTCTTCCGGCGTAGCCTGCTGAGCCGTGTGAATCATGGCCCGAGTCGATCCAAAGCGAGGCTCCGACGACTTACGCAGACCATCGCGAAAATCCGCCATCTGCTGCATCATGTAGCCCTTCGGCAACCCGGCAACGCTCATGTTCTCCGGTCGCCCCATACCCGTAGGCAAATGACAATGCCCGCACGCATTCACACCCGGCGCACGCCCCACCGCAACCACCTGAGGCATCTTCGGATGCTCATTCGGAAACCAATCCGGCACCAGAAATAAACCCGGAATCTCTTTATCCGTATAGGAAGCCGAGCTTCCCGGCACATGCATCACTTCGCCAGTAGGCTTTGCCGCAGGTGCAGCAGGCGTACCCGGCGGCAATAACGGCCAAGCCCAAACCGGCAACGACTCCCCCGCATTCTTCTGCGCATGAACACGAAGAGACAGAGGCAGCAGAGAACCTGCAACCACACTGGCAACAGCAAACCATCCAAGGGATTTCACCGCAGCATTCTTCCACACAACAGAAGAAGCACGCTCACGTCATGAAACGACGCGGCGTAATCTCAGCCAAACCGCCCGGTCACATACTCTTCCGTCTCGCGCCGTGCAGGCCGCTGGAAGATCACGCGCGAAGCATCAAATTCCATCAGCCGTCCCGCCATGAAGAAACCCGTATAGTCCGCCACACGCGCCGCCTGCAACATGTTGTGGGTCACGGTGATGATGGTGCACTGCTCTTTCAACTCCACCATCAACTCTTCAATCTTCGCCGTCGCAATCGGATCAAGCGCGGAACACGGCTCATCCATCAGCAGCACTTCCGGATCAATCGCCAACGCACGCGCAATGCAAAGTCGTTGTTGCTGACCGCCGCTCAATCCAAGCGCCGACGAGTGCAACCGATCCTTCACTTCATTCCACAGCGCCGCACGCTGCAAGCTCTTCTCGACACGTTCGTCAATTTCGCCACGACCCACAATGTGGTTCACCCGCAGCCCATACGCCACGTTGTCATAGATCGACTTGAAGAACGGCATGGGCTTCTGAAACACCATGCCCACCTTGCGTCTCAGCACAATCGAATCAAAGTCAAACAGATTTTGCTCGCCCAGCAACACATCGCCAGAGAGGCGCGTATGCGGCACCGTCTCATACATGCGATTCAGAATGCGCAGAAACGTCGACTTGCCACAGCCCGAAGGCCCAATCAGCGCAGTAACTTTTCGCGAAGGCAGCACAATCGAAATATCGTGCAACGCATGAAAGCCACCGTAATAAAAATTCACCTCGCGCGCAGTGAACTGTGGGTTCGCAAAGTCTTCCGCCACTGCACCCTGCGGTGCAAACACACTCGCCAGCGAACTCATCGGCTCACCCGCCGTCCGCGTTGCAGAATCACGCGCGCCACAATGTTGATCGCCAGCACCGCCATCAGCAACACAAAACCCGCAGCCCAGGCCTGCCGGTGCCAATCCTCATACGGCGAAATTGCGTAATTGAAAATCATCACCGGCAACGAAGCAGTGGGCTCGTTCACGCCCTTGCTCCAGAACTGGTTGCCAAACGCCGTAAACAACAGTGGGGCCGTCTCACCCGCCACGCGCGCCAGGTTCAGCATGATGCCCGTAACGATACCCGTAATCGCCGAAGGCACAATCACCGTGAACACGGTCTGCGCCTTGCTCGCACCCAACGCCAGTCCGCTCTCACGCATACTGTTCGGCACACCGCGCAGAAACTCTTCCGTCGACCGCAGCGCAATCGGGATCATCATGATGCCCAGCGCAATACCGCCCGCCAACGTGGAGAAATGCCGCATCGGCAACACCACCAGCGTGTACACAAAGATGCCCATCACAATCGACGGCACACCATTCAACAAATCCGTCATGTAACGCACCAGGCCCGACAGCCAGCCGCGTCCAAACTCCGCAAGATAAATGCCTGCCAGCATTCCAATCGGAATACCAATCGCACTTGCGATCAACAGCATCTTCAGCGAACCCACCAAGGCGTTCGCCATGCCGCCGCCCTCTTGCCCCACAGGCGCAGGCAACTTCGTGAAGAAGTCCCAGTTCAACGAACGCGCACCGTGCCACGCAAGATAGCCCAGGATGAAGAACAACACACTCACCACCAGCAACGTGCAAAGCCCGGTGAGCGTGAGCATCACCGCGTTCACCACGCGGCGACGTTTCGGAGGATACGCAGGCGACGCCATCAGTCGTCATCCTCCCTGTCCGACCAGAACCAAACCGTCTTATCCGTTCCCTTGCGAATCACGGCAAAATCGTCTGCGCAGTTATAGGTCTCATAACCTGCAGCGCGAAGCGTGTCAGAGGAATTCGTCGCACGCACTTCCTCCGGAAACCACTTCGGCAACCCGGTTTCTATAACAAACCCATCCTTATCCAACTTGCACTTCGACAGGAATGCATCCGTGGCATCGCTGGTGAATGTCCCCACGAAACGCTCAGTATCCGTATCGCCGCTCACCTTCACAGCGCGCAGATTCTGCGGCACGCCATGCGGCATCCAGCCGCTCTCCACGTACTGCCGAACGGTTTCGGCAGATGGATTCGCCGCCGCCGCATCAAACGTATTGTCACAACCCAGCAGCGTAACCATTAACAACGGTGCAACAGCAGAAAGCATGAGTCTCATCACGCATTCACCTCCTGCACCTTAAAACGCAGCATCAGTAGTCGTGCGGCTGCATTAATCAGCATGGTCGTCACAAAAAGCACCAGACCAAGCTCAATCAACGCGTGGATATAAAGATCGCCCGTCGCCTCGGTGAACTCATTAGCAATCACAGATGCAATCGTGTATCCCGGCGCCAGCAATGACAGATGCACATCCGGCACATTGCCAATCACCATGGTCACAGCCATCGTCTCGCCCAGCGCACGCGCCAACGCAAGAAACACGCTGCCCATAATGCCGCGGCTGGCATACGGCACCACCGCACGCCACGTCACATCCCACTTCGTCGCGCCCAGCGCCATCATCGCTTCACGCTGCGAAGCAGGCACGCTCAACAACACCTCGCGCGAGATCGACACAATGAACGGCACAATCATGATGGCCAGAACCACAGAAGCGGAGAAGTAACTCACGCCATAGAAGGCGCCCTGAAATATAGGTAGCCAACCAAACAGTGCGCGCAGCGGTGGCACCACATAGTTGCTCAGGATCGGCACCAGTACAAAGATACCCAGCAAGCCAAAGATCACGCTCGGCACAGCCGCCAACAATTCCACCAGGAACGTCAGCACATCGCTCAACTTGCGCGGCGCCATCTCCGCCAGAAAAATCGCAGCGCCCAATCCAATGGGAATCGCAATCGCCAGTGAAAGCACACTGGTCACAAGGGTCCCGTAGATAAACGGCAACGCGCCAAAAATCTCGCTACCCGGGTCCCACTCACTGCTCCAAAGAAAACGCCAGCCTGACTGATGCCGCGACAACACCGAATTCACCCAAAGATGCTGCGCCAGCAACCCGGTGATCAACACCACGAGTAACGCCGCACAAAGCGTAATCAGATAAGCAGCCTCATCGCCCTTACGCAGCCGCTCCATGAACGACAACTTCGTCGCCCCTGCAGGCTTCTGCGCAACCATCTCCGGCGATGTCTCTGTGGTCGTCATTCCCATCTCTTCAGTACTGCAACTGCTTCAGCGCCTGTAACTCGCGATCCACAATATCCTTCGACAGCGGCGCGTACGACAGTGCAGCACCATATCTCTGCCCGTCCGTCAGGCCCCACGTCAAAAACTCTTTCAGCGCCGCGCCCTTCGCGCGATCCGCCATCCTCGTCGGCACCAGCATCCACGTAAAGCTGCACACAGGATAGCTGCCCGCTCCCGGCGGGTTCGTAATGTCCGCGCGGAAATCGGCTGGCATTAACTTCGACATCGCCGTCGCCGCAGCCGAAACAGAATTCAGATCCGCCTTCACAAACTGCCCCTCGCGGTTCTGAATCCTCCCGTAAAGCATGTGGCTGTTCAACGCGTACACCAACTCCACATAACCAATCGAGTTCGGCATCTGCCGCACCAACCCGGCAACACCCTCATTGCCCTTGCCGCCCAACCCCACCGGCCAATGCGGCGAAGTCGAAACCCGCACCTTCGCCGCAAACGCCGGATTCACCTTCGCCAGGTAATCCACCCACAAAAACGAAGTACCACTGCCATCCGCGCGATGGATCACCAGGATGAACTCATTCGGCAGCTTCACCCCCGGATTCGCCCGCGCAATCTCCGGATCGTTCCACTTCTGAATCGTGCCCAGAAAAATTCCCGCCAGCGCCGCCGGCGTAAAGTTCAACTCTGCCGAAACACTGGGCAGGTTATAAACCGGAACCGCCGCACCCAGCGCCGTAGGAAAGTGCAGGATGTTCGCGCCGTTCAGCTTGGTCCGTGCCTCGGCCAGCTGCGAATCCGTCATCGGCCCATCGGTGCCGCCAAAATCCACGGTGCCAATGCTCACCTGCCGGATACCGCCGCCCGATCCAATGCTCTGGTAATTCACCTGAATCCGCGGATGCGTCTTCAGATATTCGGCAGCCCATTTGGAATAAAGAGGATAGGCAAAGGTCGAACCCGCTCCGGTCAGCGTCATCTGCTGTGCCGCGGCCGCCGCGCCACAGCCAATACCCAACAGCAGAGCGCACATCCCTGCGACCCGACGAAGCAAAACCACCCCTGAGAAAAACGGAAATCCAGCAGCAGAAACCATACCCGCGCCGCCTGCCAACAATCGTCTCACACGGAGCGCCTGCCCCAACACTAGCCCATCGCCATGAACGCACCATGAACACCGGGGTGCGTCTCTCGTAGACGAAGCCTAAAATCTTCCAGGAAGCGCAAAACATGCCCATCGCCACGCTCACCATCGACCTCGCCATCGAACACGCGCAATCCCTCAAGGATCGCCGCCAGGTCGTGCGTTCGCTCAAAGACAAACTCCGTCACGGCTTCAACATCTCCGTAGCCGAACTCGACGAAACGCCCATGTGGAACCGCGCCACCATCGGCATCGCGGCCATCCACAGCAGTCGCGATTACCTCCAGGGCCAACTCCACGAAGTGGAAGATGAAGTCAACCGCCTCGCTGTAGGTATTGGAGCAACTGTCTTGGACACCCAGACCGATATCCTCGACTGACCACGACATTTAGCCACGAAGCCCAGCCCCGGCGCGGTACGATACTCACATGCTTAAAGGCACACTCATGACCATCCGCCTGCTGTGGCTTGTGAACCTCATCACGGGCGTTGCGTTTTACTTCCACGTGGTTGCGTGGCCCATCAGCGTACACATGTACATCGGTTTCGCCATCGCGCTGCTGATGCTCGTGCTTGGCCTCATGGGTCTCGGACGCGCAGTTGGCCTCGCCGCCGGCACCATCCTCATGGCCATCTTGCTGCCCGTCATCGGCATCATGCAGCTCACCCACATCGGCCGCCCGGGCCTGCCCTACATCCAGATCACGCACCTCATCATCGGCATCGCGTCGATCGGTATCGCGGAAGTCCTCGGCAAGCGCCTGAAGACTGCGTAAAGAAACGAATGAGTCCCACGCCTCACCAAGAGACGTGGGACTCTTCAAGGTCGCAGCAGACCTGCTATCCTCCTCGCGATGACCGCAGAGACCAAAGCCAACGCGAAAGCCGCCACCGTAGCTTTGGTGCTGCTCACCTCACTCAACCTCGTCAACTACATTGACCGCTACATCCTGCCCGGCGTGCAGGAGATGATCAAGTCAGAGTTCCACGTCTCTGACGAGCGCATCGGCGCACTCACCACATACTTCTTCCTCACCTACATCATTGCGGCGCCGCTCACCGGCTGGCTCGGCGACCGCTTCCCCCGCAAGCCCCTCATCGTCATCGGCGCTCTACTCTGGAGCAGCGTCAATCTCTTCACCGCCATGGTGCACAACTTCGACGGCCTGCTCTTCCGTCACGCCGCGCTCGGCATCGGCGAAGCCAGCTTCGGCATCTACGGCCCCGCGCTCCTCAGCGACTACTACCCGCCCTCGCAACGTAACCGCGCCCTCACCATCTTCAACGTCGCCATCCCCGTCGGCGCGGCGCTCGGCTACAGCTTCGGTGGATGGGTCGGACAAAATCACGGCTGGCGTTCAGCGTTTTACATCTCCGCCGTACCCGGCGTACTCATCGCATTTGTCATTCTGTTTTTCCTGCGCGAGCCGGAACGCGGCGAATCCGACACCCGCGGCGAAAAGAAGAAGTCAGCCGCAGTACTCGACCTTCTGAAGAACCCTGCCTACCTCACCGCCACCATGGGTTACGCCATGACCACCTTCACCATCGGCGGCATCAGCGCATGGATTCCCAGCTTCCTTCAGCGCGAAGCAGGCATGTCCGCCACATCCGCAGGCTTCTCCGTCGGTGCCATCACTGCAGTCACCGGCATCCTCGGCACCGCCATCGGTGGATGGTGGGCGCAACGATGGCTCAAGACCGACCATCGCGCCCTCTACTGGGTCTGCGCCATCGGCCCGGCACTATGCATCCCGTTTGCATTGTTCTGCTTCTTCGGACCGAAGCAATTCATGCTGCCATCATTGGCCATCGCAGAGCTGGCACTCTTCCTCGGCAGCGGTCCGGTCAATGCAGCCATCGTGAACTCGGTCAGCGCACGCGTCCGTTCCACCGCGCTCGCAGGTCAACTCTTCCTCATCCATCTCTTTGGCGACGTCCCATCGCCACGCATCATCGGATTTGTCAGCGATCACACCAACCTGCACATCGGCCTCGGTGTCTCCGTCATTGCGTTGGTAGCATCGTCCATCCTGCAATGGGGTGGAGCGCGCTTCGCTCCACGCGATACCTCCGCAACATCCGCTGTCCCGCAACATTCTTAATCCGCAACAAAAATTTTTACTTCTCCCACCTCTCAAATTTCGTACTCATCTACAGGAACCAATCCCACTCAGCTTCCGTATAACGCTTCATCGCTTTTTTGAAGCCGGATGCGTGAGCCGGTAGTTGTCCCCTGTAAAACCAACGATTTTCGAGAGAATTACTGTGAAACTGAATTTGTTCGCCCTGATTACGGCGGTAACACCTGCGCTTGCACTTTCTGCTGCAGGCGCGCAGTCGAAATGCACGCCGCTCACCGGCCTGGTGCACGACTCCACCGCCGCAATCATCCCCGGCGCATCCGTACAAATCGACGACACCACGCCCGTAATCGGCGACGCCGCAGGCCGCTTCCATATTGCTTGCGTGCCCGCAGGTCGCCACACGCTGCAAGTCACCTTCAGCGGCTTCGCCCCACTGATGATGCCCGTCTCGCTCCCCCAC
Coding sequences:
- a CDS encoding MFS transporter, translated to MTAETKANAKAATVALVLLTSLNLVNYIDRYILPGVQEMIKSEFHVSDERIGALTTYFFLTYIIAAPLTGWLGDRFPRKPLIVIGALLWSSVNLFTAMVHNFDGLLFRHAALGIGEASFGIYGPALLSDYYPPSQRNRALTIFNVAIPVGAALGYSFGGWVGQNHGWRSAFYISAVPGVLIAFVILFFLREPERGESDTRGEKKKSAAVLDLLKNPAYLTATMGYAMTTFTIGGISAWIPSFLQREAGMSATSAGFSVGAITAVTGILGTAIGGWWAQRWLKTDHRALYWVCAIGPALCIPFALFCFFGPKQFMLPSLAIAELALFLGSGPVNAAIVNSVSARVRSTALAGQLFLIHLFGDVPSPRIIGFVSDHTNLHIGLGVSVIALVASSILQWGGARFAPRDTSATSAVPQHS
- a CDS encoding DUF503 domain-containing protein encodes the protein MPIATLTIDLAIEHAQSLKDRRQVVRSLKDKLRHGFNISVAELDETPMWNRATIGIAAIHSSRDYLQGQLHEVEDEVNRLAVGIGATVLDTQTDILD